One genomic segment of Streptomyces sp. TLI_146 includes these proteins:
- a CDS encoding dihydrodipicolinate synthase family protein has protein sequence MAIPVTPFTADGALDTAAHRTLIHRLLDAGVRTLTPNGNTGEFYALSPDERRAVTELTVEAARGRASVLAGVGLDVPTAVASARHAREAGARLVMVHQPVHPYVSPGGWLDYHRAIAEAVPELGVVPYVRDPLLEGELLAELGELCPNVVGVKYAVPDAARFAAVARDAGLDRFVWVAGLAELYAPSYFAMGATGFTSGLVNVAPRMSLGMLDALRAGDFPAAMKTWDRIRGFEELRAATRSADNVSVVKEALARLGLCRRDVRPPSRALPRELRAQVAALVAGWER, from the coding sequence GTGGCGATCCCCGTCACCCCGTTCACCGCTGACGGCGCCCTCGACACGGCCGCCCACCGCACCCTGATCCACCGGCTCCTCGACGCCGGGGTGCGCACCCTCACCCCCAACGGGAACACCGGCGAGTTCTACGCCCTCTCCCCCGACGAGCGCCGCGCCGTGACGGAGCTGACCGTCGAGGCGGCGAGGGGCCGGGCCTCGGTCCTGGCCGGGGTGGGTCTGGACGTCCCCACCGCCGTGGCCTCGGCCCGGCACGCCCGGGAGGCGGGCGCCCGGCTCGTCATGGTGCACCAGCCGGTCCACCCGTACGTCTCGCCCGGCGGCTGGCTCGACTACCACCGGGCGATCGCGGAGGCGGTGCCGGAGCTGGGGGTCGTACCGTACGTCCGCGACCCCCTCCTGGAGGGTGAACTCCTCGCGGAGCTCGGCGAGTTGTGCCCCAATGTGGTGGGGGTGAAGTACGCGGTGCCGGACGCGGCCCGGTTCGCCGCGGTCGCGCGGGACGCGGGCCTGGACCGCTTCGTGTGGGTGGCGGGGCTCGCCGAGCTGTACGCGCCCTCGTACTTCGCCATGGGCGCGACCGGCTTCACCTCCGGCCTGGTGAACGTGGCTCCTCGGATGTCGCTGGGGATGCTCGACGCCCTGCGCGCCGGGGATTTCCCCGCCGCCATGAAGACGTGGGACCGGATCCGCGGGTTCGAGGAGCTGCGCGCGGCCACCCGCTCCGCCGACAACGTCTCGGTCGTGAAGGAGGCGCTCGCCCGGCTCGGACTGTGCCGCCGTGATGTCCGCCCGCCGAGCCGGGCCCTGCCGCGGGAGCTGCGCGCCCAGGTGGCCGCCCTGGTGGCCGGGTGGGAGCGGTGA
- the araD gene encoding L-arabinonate dehydratase — protein sequence MTFDPERLRSHQWYGTAGLRSFSHRSRTRQLGYLPEEHLGKPVIAILNTWSDINPCHVHLRDRAQAVKRGVWQAGGFPLEFPVATLSETFQKPTPMLYRNLLAMETEELLRSYPVDGAVLMGGCDKSTPALLMGAASADLPAVFVPAGPMLPGHWRDQVLGSGTDLWKYWDDKRAGLLGDCELAELESGLARSPGHCMTMGTASTLTAAAEALGVTVPGASSIPAVDSGHDRMAAASGLRIVELVRRDLKLSAILTREAYEDAVTTVLALGGSTNAVIHLIAMAGRSGVRLTLDDFDRIARTVPVLADVRPGGRHLMEDFHFAGGLPGLLSRLTGLLHLDRPTIGHTTLREQLAGARVHDDDVIRPREKALAAEGGLAVLRGNLCPDGAVIKHIAAEPRLLRHTGPAVVFDDYRTMQRTIDDPALALTPDHVLVLRGSGPVGGPGMPEYGMLPIPDYLLRRGVRDMLRISDARMSGTSYGACVLHIAPESYVGGPLALVRTGDPITLDVAARSLRLEVPEEELAGRRAAWTPPPPRYERGYGALYSEQITQADTGCDFAFLAAPGRVPDPYAG from the coding sequence GTGACGTTCGACCCGGAGCGGCTGCGCAGCCACCAGTGGTACGGCACCGCCGGACTGCGCTCCTTCAGCCACCGCTCCCGCACCCGCCAGCTCGGCTATCTGCCCGAGGAGCACCTGGGCAAGCCGGTGATCGCGATCCTCAACACCTGGTCGGACATCAACCCCTGCCACGTCCATCTGCGCGACCGCGCCCAGGCCGTCAAGCGCGGGGTGTGGCAGGCGGGCGGCTTCCCGCTGGAGTTCCCGGTGGCCACCCTCTCGGAGACCTTCCAGAAGCCGACGCCGATGCTCTACCGCAACCTCCTCGCCATGGAGACGGAGGAGCTGCTGCGCTCGTATCCGGTGGACGGCGCCGTACTGATGGGCGGCTGCGACAAGTCGACGCCCGCGCTGCTGATGGGCGCGGCCAGCGCCGACCTGCCGGCCGTGTTCGTACCGGCGGGGCCGATGCTGCCGGGCCACTGGCGCGACCAGGTCCTGGGCTCCGGCACGGACCTGTGGAAGTACTGGGACGACAAGCGCGCCGGGCTGCTCGGCGACTGCGAACTGGCCGAGCTGGAGAGCGGTCTGGCCCGCTCCCCCGGCCACTGCATGACCATGGGCACGGCCTCCACGCTGACGGCGGCGGCCGAGGCGCTGGGCGTCACCGTCCCGGGCGCCTCCTCGATCCCGGCGGTCGACTCCGGGCACGACCGGATGGCCGCCGCCTCGGGGCTGCGGATCGTCGAACTCGTCCGCCGGGACCTCAAGCTGTCGGCGATCCTGACCCGCGAGGCGTACGAGGACGCCGTCACCACGGTCCTGGCGCTCGGCGGCTCCACCAACGCCGTGATCCACCTCATCGCCATGGCCGGGCGCTCCGGGGTGCGGCTCACCCTCGACGACTTCGACCGGATCGCGCGCACGGTCCCGGTGCTGGCGGACGTACGGCCCGGCGGGCGCCACCTCATGGAGGACTTCCACTTCGCGGGCGGCCTGCCGGGACTGCTCTCCCGCCTCACCGGCCTGCTCCACCTCGACCGCCCCACGATCGGCCACACCACTCTGCGCGAGCAGTTGGCCGGGGCCCGGGTGCACGACGACGACGTGATCCGGCCGCGCGAGAAGGCCCTGGCGGCCGAGGGCGGTCTGGCGGTGCTGCGCGGGAACCTGTGCCCGGACGGCGCGGTGATCAAGCACATCGCGGCCGAGCCCCGGCTGCTGCGGCACACCGGCCCGGCCGTGGTCTTCGACGACTACCGCACGATGCAGCGCACCATCGACGACCCGGCGCTCGCGCTCACCCCCGACCATGTGCTGGTGCTGCGCGGCTCGGGCCCAGTCGGCGGCCCCGGTATGCCGGAGTACGGGATGCTGCCGATCCCGGACTATCTGCTGCGCCGGGGCGTGCGCGACATGCTGCGGATCTCCGACGCCCGGATGAGCGGGACGAGTTACGGGGCGTGCGTGCTGCACATCGCCCCCGAGTCATATGTGGGCGGGCCGCTCGCGCTGGTGCGCACGGGCGATCCCATCACCCTCGACGTGGCGGCGCGCAGCCTCCGCCTGGAGGTGCCCGAGGAGGAGCTGGCCGGGCGCCGCGCCGCCTGGACGCCGCCCCCGCCCCGCTACGAGCGGGGGTACGGCGCCCTCTACAGCGAGCAGATCACTCAGGCCGACACCGGCTGTGACTTCGCCTTCCTGGCCGCGCCGGGGCGGGTGCCGGACCCGTACGCGGGCTGA
- a CDS encoding SsgA family sporulation/cell division regulator — protein sequence MSTTVEQSVLARLVTDAPHGVPVPVTLSYDGSDPLAVRMIFPPEVSLHDGGVTWVFARNLIDRGLRAPAGTGDVHVWPLGRAQTMVELRSPDGVALLEFGTAALRRFLFLTYAAVSAEVENQDLDMDSALAELLRESR from the coding sequence ATGTCCACCACCGTCGAACAATCCGTCCTGGCCCGCCTCGTCACCGACGCACCCCACGGCGTCCCCGTCCCCGTCACGCTCAGCTATGACGGATCCGACCCGCTGGCCGTCCGCATGATCTTCCCGCCCGAGGTCTCCCTCCACGACGGGGGCGTGACCTGGGTCTTCGCCCGCAACCTCATCGACCGGGGACTGCGCGCCCCGGCCGGCACCGGCGATGTGCACGTATGGCCGCTCGGGCGGGCCCAGACCATGGTGGAGCTGCGCTCCCCGGACGGCGTGGCGCTCCTCGAATTCGGCACGGCGGCCCTGCGCCGCTTCCTCTTCCTCACCTACGCGGCCGTCTCCGCCGAGGTCGAGAACCAGGACCTCGACATGGACAGCGCTCTGGCCGAGCTGCTGCGGGAGAGCCGGTGA
- a CDS encoding carotenoid oxygenase family protein produces MNDHTRRNVLRGAAGAAAGGFLATRGGAVAAAAGRGTPPAPKPPTPTPSAGSRPFLHGAFAPVTEELTAFDLPVTGRIPRSLNGRYLRTGPNVLGLEDPRAHHWMLGDGMVHGVRLRNGRAEWYRNRWVRSAAVSGKLGEPHPGPVPENDFACNTHVIPYKGRVLALQEGGPLPYELDGELNTLRPYDFRSTLSGAFTAHTKYDARADELHAVAYYPTWDHVRHLVVDRTGRVARSTRIPVADSPMMHDFALTERHVVLFDLPVTFDAAAAEAGALVPYVWNDRHPARVGVLPRAGGSVRWFEVDPVFYSHTLNAYDDGDSVVVDVTTFPAPFLVAGQGSDGPTALGTASLDRWTVDLAHGRVRTRRLDDRPQEFPRVNEALVSRRHRYGYTAAAAEMSTAYLTADGVPPDRSFGNALIKHDFLRGTSQLHRLPRGAAVGEAVFVPAHGPDPAPGAAEDDGYTLAYVHDPERGAADLLILAAQDFTGRPVARIHLPGRVPLGFHGSWVADA; encoded by the coding sequence ATGAACGATCACACTCGGCGGAACGTGCTGCGCGGCGCGGCGGGCGCGGCCGCGGGCGGTTTTCTCGCCACGCGCGGCGGAGCGGTCGCGGCGGCCGCCGGACGCGGCACACCGCCCGCGCCGAAGCCGCCCACACCGACCCCGTCCGCCGGCAGCCGGCCGTTCCTGCACGGGGCCTTCGCCCCCGTCACCGAAGAGCTGACCGCCTTCGACCTCCCCGTCACCGGCCGCATCCCGCGCTCGCTCAACGGGCGCTATCTGCGCACCGGCCCCAACGTCCTCGGCCTGGAGGACCCCCGGGCACACCACTGGATGCTCGGGGACGGCATGGTCCACGGGGTGCGGCTGAGGAACGGGCGGGCCGAGTGGTACCGCAACCGGTGGGTGCGCTCGGCCGCCGTCAGCGGCAAGCTCGGCGAGCCGCACCCCGGTCCCGTCCCCGAGAACGACTTCGCCTGCAACACCCACGTCATCCCGTACAAGGGCCGTGTCCTGGCCCTCCAGGAGGGCGGACCGCTGCCGTACGAGCTGGACGGTGAGCTCAACACCCTGCGCCCGTACGACTTCCGCTCCACGCTGAGCGGCGCGTTCACCGCGCACACCAAGTACGACGCCCGCGCCGACGAGCTGCACGCCGTCGCCTACTACCCGACCTGGGACCACGTCCGCCACCTGGTGGTCGACCGGACCGGGCGGGTCGCGCGCAGCACGCGGATCCCCGTCGCCGACAGCCCGATGATGCACGACTTCGCGCTCACCGAGCGGCACGTGGTCCTCTTCGACCTCCCCGTCACCTTCGACGCGGCGGCGGCCGAGGCGGGCGCGCTCGTACCGTATGTGTGGAACGATCGGCATCCGGCGCGGGTGGGTGTGCTGCCGCGCGCGGGCGGGAGCGTGCGGTGGTTCGAGGTGGACCCGGTCTTCTACTCGCACACCCTGAACGCCTACGACGACGGGGACTCGGTGGTCGTCGACGTCACCACGTTCCCGGCGCCGTTCCTCGTCGCGGGCCAGGGCTCCGACGGGCCCACCGCGCTCGGCACCGCCTCACTGGACCGCTGGACCGTCGACCTGGCGCACGGCAGGGTCCGCACCCGCCGCCTCGACGACCGGCCGCAGGAGTTCCCGCGCGTCAACGAGGCGCTGGTGTCCCGGCGCCACCGGTACGGGTACACGGCGGCCGCCGCCGAGATGTCCACCGCGTATCTGACGGCCGACGGCGTGCCGCCGGACCGCTCCTTCGGCAACGCCCTGATCAAGCACGACTTCCTGCGCGGCACCTCGCAGCTGCACCGCCTCCCGCGCGGCGCCGCCGTCGGCGAGGCGGTGTTCGTACCCGCGCACGGGCCGGACCCGGCCCCGGGGGCGGCGGAGGACGACGGTTACACCCTGGCGTACGTCCACGACCCGGAGCGGGGCGCCGCCGATCTGCTGATCCTGGCTGCGCAGGACTTCACCGGCCGTCCGGTGGCCCGGATCCATCTGCCGGGCCGGGTTCCGCTCGGCTTCCACGGCAGTTGGGTGGCGGACGCGTGA
- a CDS encoding DUF2304 domain-containing protein has protein sequence MHFPLMLALAVGAFFLCRKGGTKISHAVICAAFGFYFADTAAAPSLHSAVNSVMGMLSQLG, from the coding sequence GTGCACTTTCCTCTGATGCTCGCGCTCGCCGTGGGCGCGTTCTTCCTCTGCCGCAAGGGCGGCACCAAGATCTCGCACGCCGTGATCTGCGCGGCCTTCGGCTTCTACTTCGCCGACACGGCCGCCGCCCCCTCCCTGCACAGCGCGGTCAACTCGGTGATGGGCATGCTCAGCCAGCTCGGCTGA
- a CDS encoding class I SAM-dependent methyltransferase: MSASQGPTLRELAVQALSSVEHGYDLLAPKFDHTPYRTPQPVLDAVTRTLRELGPFGRGLDLCCGTGAGIPVLRAVCRERVTGVDFSAGMLAVGRARTHGAVDWIRADVRALPFAPAAFDLVVSFGAFGHFLPGERPGLFSRVRSVLAPGGRFAFPVAAPARPGSLGYWTLLGFDTAMRVRNALWRPRFVMYYRDFRLADVTRELADAGFRVDLYALDELGRRPDGSPRCRLVVATAE; encoded by the coding sequence ATGTCCGCTTCCCAGGGCCCTACGCTGCGTGAACTCGCCGTCCAGGCGCTGTCGTCGGTCGAGCACGGCTACGACCTGCTGGCGCCCAAGTTCGACCACACTCCGTACCGCACGCCCCAGCCGGTCCTCGACGCCGTCACACGTACCCTCCGCGAACTCGGCCCCTTCGGGCGCGGGCTCGACCTGTGCTGCGGCACCGGCGCGGGCATCCCGGTGCTGCGCGCGGTGTGCCGCGAGCGGGTCACCGGGGTCGACTTCAGCGCGGGGATGCTGGCGGTCGGGCGCGCCCGTACGCACGGGGCCGTCGACTGGATCCGGGCCGACGTCCGCGCCCTGCCGTTCGCACCGGCCGCGTTCGACCTCGTCGTGAGCTTCGGCGCGTTCGGCCACTTCCTGCCCGGCGAACGGCCCGGTCTGTTCTCGCGGGTCCGCTCGGTGCTCGCGCCCGGCGGCCGCTTCGCGTTCCCGGTCGCGGCGCCCGCCCGCCCCGGCTCCCTCGGCTACTGGACGCTGCTCGGCTTCGACACCGCGATGCGGGTGCGCAACGCGCTGTGGCGGCCCCGATTCGTCATGTACTACCGGGACTTCCGGCTCGCGGACGTGACGCGGGAGCTCGCCGACGCCGGGTTCCGGGTCGACCTGTACGCGCTGGACGAGCTCGGCCGGCGCCCCGACGGCAGCCCCCGCTGCCGCCTGGTCGTCGCCACCGCCGAGTGA
- a CDS encoding putative quinol monooxygenase, with protein MIFIVVKFPVKPEYVEEWPQHVADFTDATRAEPGNLWYEWSRSLEDPNTYVLVEAFQDGAGEAHVNSDHFRAAMETMRPLLRRTPDIVSTTIEGATGWSAMGELKID; from the coding sequence ATGATCTTTATCGTCGTCAAGTTCCCCGTGAAGCCCGAATACGTCGAGGAGTGGCCCCAGCACGTCGCGGACTTCACTGACGCGACCCGGGCCGAGCCGGGCAACCTCTGGTACGAGTGGTCCCGCAGCCTGGAGGACCCGAACACCTATGTGCTGGTCGAGGCCTTCCAGGACGGCGCGGGCGAGGCGCACGTGAACTCCGACCACTTCCGGGCCGCCATGGAGACGATGCGCCCGCTGCTGCGCCGCACCCCCGACATCGTGAGCACGACGATCGAGGGTGCGACGGGGTGGAGCGCGATGGGCGAGCTGAAGATCGACTAG
- a CDS encoding putative protein N(5)-glutamine methyltransferase has translation MRLITTPPPDSVVARLRAAGCVFAEDEARLLVATARTPAELDAMVARRAEGLPLEHVLGWAEFAGVRVAVDPGVFVPRRRTEFLVEQAVPLASAGAVVVDLCCGSGALGAALVAGLGRAELHAADIDPAAVECARRNVAAAGGRAHQGDLFAALPAGLRGRVDVLLANVPYVPSEEIALLPSEARVHEARVALDGGSDGLDVLRRVTAEAAHWLRPGGHLLFETSERQVPLALAAVTGGGLVPRVATCEERYATVVVATRPAPAG, from the coding sequence GTGAGACTCATTACCACCCCTCCCCCCGACTCCGTCGTCGCCCGGCTCCGGGCCGCCGGATGTGTCTTCGCCGAGGACGAGGCCCGGTTGCTGGTCGCCACCGCCCGCACCCCGGCCGAGCTCGACGCCATGGTGGCGCGGCGCGCCGAGGGCCTGCCGCTCGAACACGTCCTGGGATGGGCCGAGTTCGCCGGTGTACGGGTCGCGGTGGACCCGGGCGTCTTCGTGCCCCGGCGCCGTACGGAGTTCCTGGTGGAGCAGGCCGTTCCGCTCGCCTCGGCGGGCGCGGTCGTGGTGGACCTGTGCTGCGGTTCGGGCGCGCTGGGCGCGGCGCTGGTGGCGGGGCTCGGCCGGGCGGAGCTGCACGCGGCCGACATCGACCCGGCCGCCGTGGAGTGCGCCCGGCGCAATGTCGCCGCCGCCGGGGGCCGGGCCCACCAGGGCGATCTGTTCGCCGCGCTGCCCGCCGGGCTGCGGGGCCGGGTGGACGTCCTGCTCGCCAACGTGCCGTACGTACCGAGCGAGGAGATCGCCCTGCTCCCCTCGGAGGCGCGCGTCCACGAGGCGCGGGTGGCGCTCGACGGCGGCTCCGACGGGCTCGACGTGCTGCGCCGGGTGACCGCCGAGGCGGCCCACTGGCTGCGGCCCGGCGGCCATCTGCTCTTCGAGACGAGCGAGCGCCAGGTGCCCCTGGCGCTCGCCGCGGTCACCGGGGGCGGCCTCGTCCCGCGCGTGGCGACCTGCGAGGAGCGGTACGCCACGGTCGTCGTCGCCACCCGGCCCGCCCCGGCCGGCTGA
- a CDS encoding DUF6445 family protein: protein MAPTPSPLPVLPYRKPTRGRDYWVLDDVLPNVDEVRARCLAKDDWVEGYPRTSETWPGLRTMPGLEPAELARVERLVKQATGARELWLQKAPGGATLNHNCVQVVGRDESEPRPHTDSRALCRYAAVLYLNPGVPKDCGTSFYRQSLPGGVLGGNLVAAPHTNLVEALGTRFVPADSFTEDVRVPHRYNRLLLYNANMIHTATGYWGSTLEDSRMTAVFFWMA, encoded by the coding sequence ATGGCCCCCACCCCCTCCCCGCTCCCGGTCCTCCCGTACCGCAAACCCACCCGCGGCCGGGACTACTGGGTCCTCGACGACGTCCTGCCCAACGTCGACGAGGTCCGCGCGCGCTGCCTCGCCAAGGACGACTGGGTCGAGGGCTACCCGCGCACCTCCGAGACCTGGCCGGGGCTGCGCACCATGCCCGGCCTGGAGCCCGCCGAACTCGCCCGGGTGGAACGCCTGGTCAAGCAGGCGACCGGGGCGCGCGAGCTGTGGCTGCAGAAGGCGCCCGGCGGTGCCACACTCAACCACAACTGCGTCCAGGTCGTCGGCCGGGACGAGAGCGAGCCGCGCCCGCACACCGACTCGCGCGCGCTGTGCCGGTACGCGGCCGTGCTCTATCTCAACCCGGGCGTGCCCAAGGACTGCGGCACCAGCTTCTACCGGCAGAGCCTGCCCGGCGGCGTCCTCGGCGGCAATCTGGTCGCGGCCCCGCACACCAACCTGGTCGAGGCGCTGGGCACCCGTTTCGTGCCGGCGGACTCCTTCACCGAGGACGTCCGCGTCCCGCACCGCTACAACCGGCTGCTCCTCTACAACGCCAACATGATCCACACCGCCACCGGCTACTGGGGCAGCACCCTGGAGGACAGCCGGATGACGGCCGTCTTCTTCTGGATGGCGTGA